One Luoshenia tenuis genomic region harbors:
- a CDS encoding metal-dependent transcriptional regulator — MAHAENEDFRTLKGYDLNSPHKVTYAMEDYLEMIYRYTREDGYARISTLSQTLHVKPSSSSKMVQNLKDCGLVDYEKYGIIKLTQEGTKLGEYLLYRHETLNRFFCLLNHSQGELELTEQIEHYITRDTLQNIEKLNALLTVIADFNP, encoded by the coding sequence ATGGCGCATGCCGAAAATGAGGATTTCAGAACGCTCAAGGGCTATGATCTCAATAGCCCCCATAAAGTCACCTACGCCATGGAAGATTATCTGGAGATGATCTACCGCTATACCCGGGAGGATGGGTACGCCCGTATCAGCACCCTATCCCAGACGCTGCACGTCAAGCCCTCTTCCTCCTCCAAAATGGTGCAAAACCTCAAGGATTGCGGCCTGGTGGATTATGAAAAGTATGGCATCATCAAGCTGACCCAGGAGGGGACGAAGCTGGGGGAATACCTGCTTTACCGGCACGAGACGCTCAACCGCTTTTTTTGCTTGCTCAATCATTCTCAAGGCGAGCTGGAGCTGACCGAGCAGATCGAGCACTATATCACCCGCGATACCCTGCAAAACATCGAAAAGTTAAACGCCCTTTTAACGGTTATCGCGGATTTCAATCCATAA
- a CDS encoding ABC transporter permease, with product MKQSLAMFVKYRHLLFNLIGRDLKVKYRRSVLGILWSVLNPLLMMLVITAVFSNIFKFNIEHFPVYYLTGYTLFNFFSEATNMCNSSILEASALIKKVYIPKYIFPLEKVTFALVNMLFSLIAMALIYAVTQTPIHWTALLFPIPIIYTFCFALGMGLLLSALTVYFRDILHLYGVVLTAWMYLTPIFYPVDPQAIPAFMLTVFKFNPLYHFVTYNRNIMMNGVVPGLTDNLICMLFAGGALIVGVLVFRKLQRNFILHI from the coding sequence TTGAAACAGTCTTTAGCGATGTTTGTAAAATACAGGCATCTGCTATTTAATCTGATCGGGCGGGACTTAAAGGTGAAATACCGCCGTTCGGTGCTGGGCATCCTGTGGAGCGTGCTCAATCCGCTTTTGATGATGCTGGTCATTACCGCCGTATTCTCCAATATCTTTAAGTTTAATATCGAACATTTCCCGGTCTATTATTTGACGGGCTACACGCTGTTCAACTTCTTCTCCGAGGCGACGAACATGTGTAATTCCTCGATACTAGAGGCCAGTGCCCTGATCAAAAAAGTGTATATTCCAAAGTACATCTTTCCTTTGGAAAAGGTGACCTTTGCCCTGGTGAATATGCTTTTTTCTCTCATCGCCATGGCCCTGATCTATGCGGTGACCCAAACGCCTATCCATTGGACGGCGCTGCTGTTCCCAATACCCATCATCTATACATTCTGTTTTGCGCTGGGGATGGGATTGCTGCTATCGGCACTTACCGTATATTTTCGCGATATCCTGCACCTGTACGGCGTGGTGCTGACGGCCTGGATGTATCTAACGCCGATTTTTTACCCTGTCGATCCGCAGGCGATCCCCGCATTTATGCTGACGGTTTTCAAATTCAACCCACTCTATCACTTTGTGACCTATAACCGCAACATTATGATGAACGGCGTCGTCCCCGGGTTGACCGATAACCTGATCTGCATGCTGTTTGCGGGCGGGGCATTGATCGTAGGCGTATTGGTATTCCGTAAGTTGCAGCGCAACTTCATCCTTCATATTTAG
- a CDS encoding ABC transporter ATP-binding protein, with the protein MNVVEVKNVTMNFNLPKEKVDSLKEYFIKLVKHQLMFEKFVALDNVSFEIAKGDVFGIVGFNGAGKSTILKIISGIIAPSEGSVVVDGTIAPLIELGAGFDMELTARENVFLNATVLGYSPDFIKSKYDEIIDFAELREFQDVAVKNFSSGMVARLGFAIATVVTPDILIVDEILSVGDYLFQEKCERRIDEMMRGGTTVILVSHAIKQIEKLCNRVLWLDHGKVKMCGPMAEVTEQYKHYHK; encoded by the coding sequence ATGAACGTGGTAGAAGTAAAAAACGTGACCATGAACTTCAACCTTCCTAAAGAGAAGGTGGACAGCCTCAAGGAATATTTTATCAAGCTTGTTAAACACCAGCTGATGTTTGAAAAGTTCGTGGCGCTGGATAACGTATCCTTTGAGATCGCCAAGGGCGATGTTTTCGGCATCGTAGGCTTTAACGGCGCGGGAAAGAGCACCATCCTCAAGATCATCTCCGGCATTATCGCCCCCTCTGAGGGCAGCGTGGTGGTGGATGGCACCATTGCCCCGCTGATCGAATTGGGCGCGGGCTTTGATATGGAATTGACCGCCCGGGAAAACGTATTTTTAAACGCGACGGTGCTGGGCTATTCGCCGGATTTTATCAAGAGCAAGTATGATGAGATCATCGACTTTGCCGAACTGCGGGAATTTCAGGATGTAGCCGTCAAAAACTTTTCCTCCGGTATGGTGGCCCGGCTGGGGTTCGCCATCGCCACGGTGGTGACGCCGGATATTTTGATTGTGGACGAGATCCTATCGGTGGGCGATTACCTGTTTCAGGAGAAGTGCGAGCGGCGCATAGACGAGATGATGCGGGGCGGGACCACGGTTATTTTGGTGTCTCATGCGATTAAACAGATCGAAAAACTGTGCAACCGGGTTTTGTGGCTGGATCACGGCAAGGTCAAGATGTGCGGGCCGATGGCAGAGGTCACCGAGCAATATAAGCATTATCATAAGTAA
- a CDS encoding gamma-glutamyl-gamma-aminobutyrate hydrolase family protein — MRPLIGITTSDSDSGTHIQLRMDYHQSVEDAGAQPVLLWRCGEAAAEGLAQRLDGLILAGGGDMDPARYGQTRHEKTELVSSGRDDTELWLTRAFLEAGKPVLGICRGIQTLNVALGGDLIQDLPQMRGVKHANVRHEITWPEESFLSAIFPYGKIEVNSFHHQAVGRLGVGLQCAACAADGTIEAVSDGRRNLYGVQWHPEKEGGAGQPMAPLFRYFVAQCIR; from the coding sequence ATGCGGCCTTTGATCGGCATCACCACCAGCGATTCGGACAGCGGCACCCATATTCAGCTGCGTATGGATTACCACCAATCCGTAGAGGATGCTGGGGCGCAGCCCGTATTATTATGGCGCTGCGGCGAGGCGGCGGCAGAGGGGCTCGCGCAGCGGCTGGATGGGCTGATCTTGGCCGGCGGCGGGGATATGGACCCGGCGCGCTATGGCCAAACGCGCCATGAGAAGACAGAGCTGGTGTCTTCCGGAAGGGATGATACCGAACTCTGGCTGACCCGGGCTTTTTTGGAGGCAGGCAAGCCGGTTTTGGGCATCTGCCGCGGGATACAGACGCTGAATGTGGCGTTGGGGGGAGATTTGATACAAGATCTGCCCCAAATGCGAGGGGTCAAGCACGCCAACGTACGCCATGAGATCACCTGGCCTGAGGAAAGTTTTTTAAGCGCGATCTTTCCCTATGGAAAGATTGAGGTAAACAGCTTTCATCACCAAGCAGTAGGGCGGCTGGGCGTAGGCCTGCAATGCGCCGCCTGCGCTGCGGACGGGACGATCGAGGCGGTAAGCGACGGGAGGCGTAACCTGTATGGGGTACAGTGGCACCCGGAAAAGGAAGGCGGCGCGGGCCAGCCTATGGCGCCGCTGTTCCGCTACTTTGTGGCGCAGTGCATAAGGTAA